In Aquiflexum balticum DSM 16537, a single genomic region encodes these proteins:
- a CDS encoding glycosyltransferase, with the protein MVTNPLVTIILTSYNQDLFVKDALESVRVQDYTNIELIVVDNGSLDNSPAVIKYWFEKNIINFPYTCIFREKPLPYCKSFNSAFSSARGKYLIDLSGDDMLSRDHISLSVAKLQDYLGSACCFSDVLLVEKSGRKRTFYKRSPSGKLKQKVRMGDIYKDIVKKYVLPSASLVFDADIFRKEGGYDEELVYEDFDIMVRLAREYQFVFTNHIGVKKRIHPKSFSASQYKAKNSEMLPSTLKVCQKIHKMNRSSKEKRALLFRVMHEAKHALWSANFDVAKGFIDLAEELNPKAAKLNWYKKWLKYRWDFSGLYLFLKKN; encoded by the coding sequence ATGGTCACAAATCCTTTGGTAACCATTATCCTTACCTCGTATAATCAGGACTTGTTTGTGAAGGATGCCTTGGAAAGTGTTCGTGTCCAGGATTATACAAATATCGAACTAATTGTGGTGGATAATGGAAGTTTGGACAATTCACCTGCTGTAATCAAATACTGGTTTGAAAAAAATATAATTAATTTCCCGTATACCTGTATTTTTCGGGAAAAACCACTTCCTTATTGTAAGTCTTTCAATTCAGCATTTTCAAGTGCAAGGGGCAAATACCTTATTGACCTTTCGGGAGATGATATGCTTTCGAGAGACCATATTTCTTTATCAGTGGCAAAGCTTCAGGATTATTTAGGTTCAGCATGTTGCTTTTCTGATGTTCTGCTAGTTGAAAAAAGTGGTAGAAAGCGGACCTTTTATAAGAGAAGCCCATCTGGGAAATTGAAACAAAAAGTGAGAATGGGGGACATATACAAAGATATTGTGAAAAAGTATGTTCTGCCTTCCGCATCCTTGGTATTCGATGCTGATATATTCCGGAAAGAGGGTGGGTACGATGAAGAGCTTGTTTATGAAGATTTTGATATTATGGTTCGCTTGGCAAGGGAATACCAATTTGTTTTTACCAATCATATTGGTGTTAAGAAAAGAATACACCCTAAATCCTTTTCAGCTTCCCAATACAAAGCCAAAAACTCCGAAATGTTGCCTTCTACTTTGAAAGTTTGTCAAAAAATCCATAAAATGAACAGATCTTCCAAAGAAAAACGGGCCTTGTTATTTCGGGTGATGCATGAAGCCAAACATGCCCTTTGGTCTGCAAATTTTGATGTGGCAAAAGGATTTATTGATTTGGCGGAAGAATTGAATCCCAAAGCAGCAAAATTAAATTGGTATAAGAAATGGCTAAAATATAGGTGGGATTTTTCAGGGCTTTATCTATTCTTAAAAAAGAATTAG
- a CDS encoding M16 family metallopeptidase — protein sequence MILDRSKAPEFRIPSEINFPKPESRTLSNGVPVFFIPTPEIDAIKIEISSGSDPFSIPFEKLLVPSFTLQMLLEGTNSKSGNELDDIFDTFASEVEPHIGFEYLGISLLTTKKHFSSVLPIFRELLTEATFPEKELAKRKKQKALNISIQKEQNGHRASQLFRKSLFGENHPFGQIADESDVNKFEKNDLMGFYESNLWTNPELFLTGNIDSKEFERITGFFETLPVHNRIQSNQNFVNGSNFRFSEEKEKSVQSSIRIGCHMIPKTHPDYIPLLVFNTILGGYFGSRLIKNIREEKGHTYGISSSLGSLKSSDYWVVMADVIKENADEVIEEIYKEIFLLQTVPISQNELDTVRNYMVGKLLTQFSSGFELISRFKSIHQSGLDFGFFQNQLDYILNFSPEDIIRIGNKYFHRENMVEVIVG from the coding sequence ATGATCTTAGACAGATCCAAAGCACCGGAATTTCGGATACCCAGCGAAATTAATTTCCCAAAACCAGAATCCAGGACTCTCTCAAACGGAGTCCCTGTTTTTTTCATTCCAACACCTGAAATAGATGCTATAAAGATTGAAATCAGTTCTGGGTCAGACCCCTTTTCAATACCTTTTGAAAAACTATTGGTTCCTTCCTTTACCCTACAGATGCTATTGGAAGGCACAAATTCCAAAAGCGGCAATGAGTTGGACGATATCTTTGATACCTTCGCTTCTGAAGTTGAACCCCATATAGGTTTTGAATATCTCGGAATATCTTTGCTTACAACCAAAAAACATTTTTCCAGTGTATTGCCCATTTTTAGAGAATTGCTGACAGAGGCAACTTTTCCGGAAAAAGAATTGGCAAAAAGGAAGAAACAAAAAGCCCTCAATATTTCTATCCAGAAAGAACAAAACGGGCATCGGGCTTCACAGCTTTTCAGAAAGTCTCTTTTTGGCGAAAATCACCCTTTTGGACAAATAGCGGATGAAAGTGATGTCAATAAATTTGAAAAAAATGACCTGATGGGCTTTTATGAAAGTAACCTATGGACTAATCCTGAATTATTTCTGACAGGAAATATAGATTCAAAGGAATTTGAGCGTATCACAGGTTTTTTTGAAACATTACCTGTTCATAATAGAATTCAATCCAATCAGAACTTTGTCAATGGTTCAAATTTTAGGTTCTCAGAAGAAAAAGAAAAGTCTGTCCAAAGCAGTATCCGGATAGGTTGTCACATGATTCCAAAAACCCACCCCGATTATATTCCACTGTTGGTTTTTAACACCATTCTTGGCGGATATTTTGGCAGCCGTCTTATCAAAAACATCAGAGAGGAAAAGGGACATACTTATGGAATTAGCAGTAGTTTGGGAAGTTTAAAATCCTCGGATTATTGGGTAGTCATGGCAGATGTGATCAAAGAAAATGCTGATGAAGTCATTGAGGAGATTTATAAGGAGATATTTTTACTTCAAACTGTCCCCATTTCGCAAAATGAACTGGATACTGTCCGGAACTATATGGTAGGCAAATTACTTACCCAATTCAGTTCCGGTTTTGAGCTTATCAGCAGGTTCAAATCAATCCATCAATCCGGACTTGATTTTGGTTTTTTTCAAAACCAACTTGACTATATTCTAAATTTTAGCCCGGAGGACATCATTAGAATCGGAAACAAATATTTCCATAGAGAAAATATGGTCGAGGTAATTGTAGGCTAA
- the porV gene encoding type IX secretion system outer membrane channel protein PorV, which translates to MRKQIKSTFNLSIFAGIFLMSFQLMAQNSSIVSGQDPNRRVITTAVPFLNFAPDSRHSGMGDAGVATSPDVFSAHWNAGKLAFIEDDMGVSLSYSPWLGRLVNDMSLSYLTFYRKIDNVSAWGFDLRYFNMGDIQLTDGRGNELGEFTPRDIAIGGTYSRKLSDKFSLGISGRFIHSNLSGNLSSASGTESRPGVSIGTDVGIYYNTEVLTGDRIGVWSWGMTITNIGPKITYNSADDLDFIPTNFRIGTAYLMNLNEYNSLTFTLDLNKLMVPSPPILQTDENGQLVTDPNTGDFIIERGRDPDRPLINAMFTSFVDAPDGFSEEMQEIMISFGAEYIYNQVFALRTGYFYENPNKGGRRYFTMGVGIKYKQLGFDFSYLVPQVQNHPLGETLRLSLAYTFPSK; encoded by the coding sequence ATGAGAAAACAGATAAAATCGACGTTTAATCTATCCATTTTTGCAGGGATATTCCTTATGTCTTTTCAATTAATGGCCCAAAACTCATCCATAGTTTCAGGTCAGGATCCTAACAGAAGGGTAATTACCACTGCCGTACCTTTCTTAAATTTTGCGCCTGATAGCCGTCATTCCGGCATGGGCGATGCAGGTGTAGCTACAAGTCCTGATGTTTTTTCAGCACATTGGAATGCCGGTAAATTGGCTTTCATCGAAGACGATATGGGCGTTTCTCTTTCCTATTCACCTTGGTTGGGGAGATTAGTCAATGACATGTCATTAAGTTACCTGACATTCTATAGAAAAATAGACAATGTTTCTGCTTGGGGTTTTGACCTCAGGTATTTTAACATGGGTGATATTCAACTGACAGATGGCAGAGGCAATGAATTGGGAGAATTTACCCCAAGAGATATCGCTATTGGCGGAACATATTCAAGGAAGTTATCTGACAAATTCAGTCTTGGGATTTCAGGAAGATTCATACATTCCAACCTTTCTGGAAATTTATCTTCAGCAAGCGGTACAGAAAGCCGGCCAGGTGTCAGTATAGGCACAGATGTAGGTATTTATTACAACACAGAGGTTTTGACGGGAGACAGGATAGGAGTATGGTCCTGGGGTATGACGATTACCAATATAGGACCCAAAATCACTTACAACAGTGCTGATGATTTGGATTTTATTCCGACTAATTTCAGAATAGGAACCGCCTACCTCATGAATCTCAATGAATACAATTCTTTGACTTTCACATTGGACCTCAACAAATTGATGGTACCATCTCCGCCTATTCTGCAAACTGATGAAAATGGACAATTGGTTACTGACCCAAACACCGGGGATTTTATAATTGAAAGAGGTAGGGATCCGGATAGACCTTTGATCAACGCCATGTTTACATCATTTGTAGATGCGCCTGATGGCTTTTCCGAAGAAATGCAGGAAATCATGATCTCATTCGGTGCGGAGTATATTTATAATCAGGTATTTGCTTTAAGGACCGGATACTTTTATGAAAATCCCAATAAAGGCGGCAGAAGATATTTCACCATGGGTGTAGGAATCAAATACAAACAACTTGGATTTGATTTTTCTTACTTGGTTCCTCAGGTTCAAAACCATCCTTTAGGGGAGACATTAAGGCTTTCATTGGCTTATACTTTCCCCAGCAAATGA
- the porU gene encoding type IX secretion system sortase PorU, translated as MLISNIKYKIIITYFLALTSVILPSIAQDNGTFYKFPITESGVYKINESQLISLGFSGINEVSVFGFPGMLPQKLDSTQTNLQSIPTQIKEKELFFYLEGPHQIQIQNNKPEYHHHIYSDTLFYLIGEKFNDHKIGINQSEAIEQPLENGLLFQVFAQKWEETNLLGSGRNWYSKPIFTGERLQFVQQIPSESLNPINLTLKLMSQALSAATFRINVNSQEIDQLSIASIPNTTYGIKGREEIFTKSLNITGNANFSLLFQSADINATGYLDYAIISVPFNSLALKKGIYFQLEEQQVNAFSPENTVWNVSDPFQVFEIEGQATLKSGEKIAVFSPEEVPTISDFRILGNSIRKFDSSPELIIITNDLLRSQAERLSAHKTNLGISNQVVSLKDIYDHFGYGTTDITAIRNFLAFHYQKDHRLKNVLMFGKGTYDYKGKLGGRPNLIPIYSSRNSLNPLTTYSSDDYLGFLDWGQGEWVESNAGDEQLMIGVGRIPAINLVESEEMVNKIISYETGINNSGDWKRNLAFFADDGDNNIHLRDAEAHAAFLSENHPEFLIKKLYLDRYEQVRTGSSQSSPVAKEAMLNAIKDGVLFMNYIGHGNETTLTAERVFSVSDLNDWPENPLLPLFVTATCEFGRHDSPLIRSAAEELLFAQRKGAIGMLTTGRPVFSSINFALNKAFIETVFQKPNGELMDLGTIFKITKNNSLNGPFNRNFSLLGDPSMKLAVPELETKAESLIDLQLEMETDTLKAMQQIQLLGKVKDPLTGAVIGNSTGNFEVQITDKPKKVKSLGDESEPFEFLEEQNLLFKGVGNIQEGSFVSDIFIPKNIDYSLGTGTIRIFGQIDNGTEEAMGAVRIPIGGSSLFQNSDVEGPKIQMLYSDELVAAPSKFPSPTLPLRILLEDESGMNISSQNIGQDIILLVNDQNPIVLNQNYIAIENGFQKGIINTIIKNLREGTNNITLIAWDNLGNRSEVSESIEIKGSLQLKILSHTTYPNPTTVQSKFQVTHNRVTENLIMEIEVYSILGSTIFKSTKRYVEADFLLDDFEWIFFRSKTYYPVKGTYIYKLVLTSEKDGSSDSKSGKIIIK; from the coding sequence ATGCTGATCAGTAATATCAAATATAAAATTATCATAACCTACTTCCTGGCATTGACATCTGTAATCCTTCCGTCAATTGCTCAGGATAACGGAACTTTTTACAAATTCCCAATAACCGAATCAGGCGTTTACAAAATAAATGAAAGTCAACTTATCAGTCTGGGATTTTCAGGAATAAATGAAGTGTCTGTTTTTGGTTTCCCCGGCATGCTTCCTCAAAAGCTGGATAGCACACAAACCAATTTACAGTCAATCCCTACGCAGATCAAAGAAAAAGAGCTGTTTTTTTATTTGGAGGGCCCACATCAGATCCAAATCCAAAACAATAAGCCGGAATATCACCACCATATTTACTCCGATACGTTGTTTTACCTTATTGGGGAAAAATTTAATGACCATAAGATTGGAATCAATCAGTCAGAAGCTATCGAACAACCATTAGAAAACGGATTACTTTTTCAGGTTTTTGCCCAAAAATGGGAAGAAACAAATTTACTTGGTTCGGGAAGAAATTGGTATTCCAAGCCAATATTTACCGGTGAGAGATTACAGTTTGTCCAGCAAATCCCAAGTGAAAGTCTAAACCCTATAAATCTGACGCTAAAGTTGATGTCTCAGGCACTGAGCGCTGCCACTTTTAGGATCAATGTAAATTCACAGGAAATTGATCAATTGAGTATTGCTTCAATACCAAATACAACCTACGGCATCAAAGGCAGAGAAGAAATTTTCACCAAATCTTTGAACATTACGGGTAATGCCAATTTCAGTTTGCTTTTTCAAAGTGCTGATATCAATGCCACTGGATATTTGGATTATGCTATAATTTCTGTTCCTTTCAATTCTCTGGCCTTGAAAAAAGGAATCTATTTTCAATTAGAGGAGCAACAGGTCAATGCCTTTTCACCTGAGAATACCGTTTGGAATGTATCGGATCCATTTCAGGTTTTTGAAATTGAGGGTCAAGCCACTTTAAAATCAGGTGAAAAAATAGCGGTTTTCTCACCAGAGGAAGTACCAACGATTTCCGATTTCAGGATTTTGGGTAATTCAATAAGAAAGTTTGACTCATCACCTGAACTGATCATCATTACCAATGACCTGTTGAGGTCTCAGGCTGAAAGACTCTCTGCCCACAAAACAAACCTGGGCATTTCAAATCAGGTCGTCAGTTTAAAGGATATTTATGACCATTTCGGTTATGGAACCACGGATATTACTGCAATAAGAAATTTTCTTGCTTTCCATTATCAAAAGGACCACAGGTTGAAAAATGTCCTGATGTTTGGGAAAGGAACCTATGATTATAAAGGAAAATTGGGGGGAAGACCAAACCTGATTCCAATTTACAGTTCAAGAAACAGCCTCAATCCTCTTACAACCTACAGCTCGGATGATTACCTTGGATTTCTTGATTGGGGCCAAGGAGAATGGGTAGAATCCAATGCAGGAGACGAGCAGTTGATGATTGGGGTAGGAAGAATTCCGGCCATAAATCTGGTTGAATCAGAAGAAATGGTCAATAAAATCATTTCTTATGAGACAGGAATTAATAACTCGGGCGACTGGAAAAGAAACCTTGCATTTTTTGCAGATGATGGGGATAACAATATCCATTTGAGGGATGCAGAAGCCCATGCAGCATTTTTGTCCGAAAACCATCCTGAATTTTTGATCAAAAAATTGTATCTCGACAGATATGAACAGGTCCGAACGGGCTCATCCCAAAGCTCTCCGGTTGCTAAAGAGGCGATGCTGAATGCGATAAAAGACGGGGTATTGTTTATGAATTATATCGGACACGGAAATGAAACCACTCTGACAGCCGAAAGGGTATTTTCTGTTTCAGATTTAAATGATTGGCCTGAAAATCCATTGCTGCCTTTATTTGTAACTGCAACATGTGAATTTGGAAGACATGACAGCCCACTCATCAGATCAGCAGCTGAGGAGTTGCTTTTCGCACAGAGAAAGGGGGCGATAGGAATGCTTACCACAGGACGACCCGTATTCAGTAGTATAAATTTCGCTCTGAACAAGGCGTTTATCGAAACCGTTTTTCAGAAACCAAACGGGGAATTGATGGATTTGGGTACGATTTTCAAAATCACAAAAAACAATAGCCTCAACGGTCCATTTAACCGAAATTTTTCACTGTTAGGGGATCCTTCAATGAAACTTGCTGTACCCGAATTGGAAACTAAAGCAGAAAGCTTAATTGATTTGCAACTTGAAATGGAAACTGATACCCTCAAGGCTATGCAACAAATCCAGCTCCTTGGAAAGGTCAAAGACCCCTTAACAGGTGCAGTAATAGGGAATTCCACAGGGAATTTTGAGGTGCAAATCACCGATAAACCGAAAAAAGTGAAATCCCTAGGTGATGAAAGTGAGCCTTTTGAATTTTTGGAAGAACAGAATCTCCTTTTTAAAGGGGTGGGAAATATACAGGAAGGCTCTTTTGTCTCCGATATTTTTATTCCAAAAAATATAGATTACAGCTTAGGGACAGGTACCATAAGAATATTCGGGCAAATCGATAACGGAACAGAAGAGGCAATGGGTGCGGTCAGAATCCCAATTGGAGGCAGTTCTTTATTCCAAAATTCTGATGTGGAAGGACCAAAGATCCAAATGCTATATAGCGATGAATTGGTAGCAGCACCCAGTAAGTTCCCTTCTCCTACCCTGCCTTTGAGAATTTTGCTGGAAGATGAAAGTGGCATGAACATCTCATCGCAAAATATAGGTCAGGACATTATTCTCCTGGTCAATGACCAAAATCCAATAGTACTGAACCAAAATTATATAGCTATTGAAAATGGGTTCCAAAAAGGAATAATCAATACAATAATCAAAAACCTACGTGAAGGTACCAACAATATTACCCTGATTGCATGGGATAATTTGGGCAATCGTTCGGAGGTTTCTGAATCTATAGAAATAAAAGGGAGCTTACAACTTAAAATCCTTTCACATACCACCTATCCTAATCCTACAACCGTTCAAAGTAAATTTCAGGTTACCCATAATAGAGTTACTGAAAACTTAATCATGGAAATTGAGGTTTATTCTATTCTGGGAAGTACAATATTCAAATCTACAAAACGTTATGTAGAAGCTGATTTTTTACTGGACGATTTTGAATGGATTTTTTTCCGTTCAAAGACATATTATCCCGTAAAAGGAACTTATATTTACAAATTAGTGCTCACATCTGAAAAAGACGGTTCCTCTGATTCAAAGAGCGGTAAAATTATTATTAAATGA
- the pssA gene encoding CDP-diacylglycerol--serine O-phosphatidyltransferase — protein sequence MKKHIPNSLTSANLICGMLGIVFVLNGQIKFGAYFIFAAAIFDFLDGFVARLLKVHSEIGKQLDSLADLVTFGILPAFILFKMVEANTDIWYLPYVVFVIGVFSALRLAKFNIDERQSDRFIGVPTPANALLISALPFLSEKSPFFENLLQNPYVLISISLVMSYLLVAELPLIALKFKDFYFFKNIFRYFVIALTLISLILLGIAGIPFAIILYIALSVIEAWITKNADQ from the coding sequence ATGAAAAAGCATATACCGAATTCCTTGACAAGCGCAAATTTAATTTGCGGGATGCTGGGTATTGTTTTTGTTTTAAACGGGCAGATTAAATTTGGAGCCTATTTCATATTTGCGGCTGCCATATTTGATTTTTTAGATGGATTTGTCGCCCGATTGCTCAAAGTACACAGTGAAATCGGTAAGCAACTTGATTCATTGGCCGACTTGGTGACTTTTGGGATACTGCCTGCTTTTATCCTTTTCAAAATGGTGGAAGCCAACACAGATATTTGGTATTTACCCTATGTGGTTTTTGTCATTGGCGTATTTTCAGCACTTAGATTGGCTAAATTCAATATTGATGAAAGGCAGTCGGATAGATTTATCGGAGTCCCCACTCCTGCCAATGCCCTATTGATCAGTGCCCTCCCTTTTCTATCTGAAAAATCCCCTTTTTTTGAAAATCTACTCCAGAATCCTTATGTTCTTATCTCCATTTCTTTGGTAATGTCATACCTTTTAGTTGCTGAACTGCCATTGATTGCATTAAAGTTTAAAGATTTTTATTTTTTCAAAAATATTTTCCGGTACTTTGTGATCGCTTTAACCCTCATCTCACTCATTCTCTTAGGAATAGCCGGAATCCCTTTTGCGATAATTTTATATATTGCACTCTCGGTAATAGAGGCATGGATTACAAAAAATGCTGATCAGTAA
- a CDS encoding MBL fold metallo-hydrolase: MLRLKVFTFNPFLENTYILYDETKDAAIFDPGCYENQEKTELSDFIEREGLNVTHLINTHCHIDHVLGNAFVKAKYGVDLWIHRNEIPVLKSVSAYAPNYGFAGYQDTEPDKFIDQNQKLKIGNTDLEIRFVPGHSPGHLVFYYEQSGICIAGDTLFQGSIGRTDLPGGNHQTLLRSIKSELFTLPDDTKVYPGHGPETTIGTEKEYNPFVGKRSTFQ; the protein is encoded by the coding sequence ATGCTCCGACTTAAAGTCTTCACATTCAATCCATTTTTAGAAAACACTTACATTTTATATGATGAAACAAAGGATGCGGCAATTTTTGATCCGGGCTGTTATGAAAACCAGGAAAAAACAGAACTGTCTGATTTTATTGAAAGAGAAGGATTAAATGTAACCCATTTGATCAATACCCATTGCCATATCGATCACGTGCTCGGGAATGCTTTTGTCAAAGCAAAGTATGGTGTTGATCTATGGATTCACAGGAATGAGATTCCCGTATTGAAATCAGTAAGTGCATATGCTCCAAATTATGGATTTGCAGGTTATCAGGACACTGAACCTGATAAATTTATTGACCAAAACCAAAAATTGAAAATCGGCAATACTGATCTTGAGATACGCTTTGTACCTGGACATTCACCGGGACATTTGGTTTTTTACTATGAACAATCAGGCATTTGCATTGCAGGTGACACCTTGTTTCAGGGGAGCATTGGGAGGACTGATCTTCCTGGAGGAAATCACCAAACTCTTCTCCGTTCTATCAAATCAGAACTTTTCACTCTGCCTGATGACACAAAAGTCTATCCGGGTCATGGACCCGAAACCACTATCGGCACCGAAAAAGAATACAATCCATTTGTAGGAAAAAGATCAACCTTTCAATGA
- a CDS encoding NAD(P)/FAD-dependent oxidoreductase — translation MEVDFLLIGQGLAGTALSFRLLEAGKKVLVIDQPSANQSSRVAAGLYNPITGKKMVKSWLADSIFPEIEPFYSQLETALNSKFLYPLKIYRPFLNIEEQNEWMGKSGEPGFMPYFDQVFTKQHHIEVVNPFGGIMLKNSGYVDLNKLLDEYSVFLKNKGALIEEEFEEEYLTIKKEKIGYKDITASAVIYCNGLGAMKSRFFQHLPFTPVKGEILDLTQDFYPDEIINRGVFRITLPNGLHRVGSTYTRHDMDQGPTASAKNEILEKLDKLINVPVREIKNHRYGIRPATKDRKPFLGKHHEYRSVSIFNGFGAKGVSLVPYFSKMMIEMLIQGEEIEKDVNINRWSKT, via the coding sequence ATGGAAGTAGATTTTTTACTAATTGGTCAGGGATTAGCCGGAACGGCATTGTCATTTCGATTACTGGAAGCGGGAAAAAAAGTCTTGGTCATTGATCAGCCTTCTGCCAATCAAAGCAGTAGAGTGGCAGCAGGACTATATAATCCGATTACCGGGAAAAAAATGGTTAAATCATGGCTTGCGGATAGTATATTCCCAGAGATAGAACCTTTTTACTCCCAGTTGGAAACTGCTCTGAACAGTAAATTTCTTTACCCATTGAAAATTTACCGGCCGTTTCTAAATATTGAGGAACAGAATGAGTGGATGGGCAAAAGCGGTGAACCTGGTTTTATGCCTTACTTTGATCAGGTTTTCACCAAACAACATCACATAGAGGTAGTAAATCCTTTTGGAGGAATTATGCTTAAAAATTCCGGATATGTAGATCTGAATAAGCTTTTGGATGAGTATTCGGTTTTTCTTAAAAATAAGGGAGCTCTTATTGAGGAGGAATTTGAGGAGGAGTATTTGACAATAAAAAAAGAGAAGATTGGTTACAAAGACATTACAGCTTCAGCTGTAATTTACTGTAACGGCTTGGGTGCTATGAAAAGCAGATTTTTCCAACACCTTCCATTTACACCGGTAAAAGGGGAGATTTTGGATTTGACTCAGGATTTTTATCCTGATGAAATTATCAATCGTGGCGTTTTCAGGATTACTTTACCCAATGGTCTTCACCGGGTAGGGTCTACCTACACCAGGCATGATATGGATCAAGGGCCCACAGCAAGTGCAAAAAACGAAATTTTGGAAAAACTCGACAAATTAATCAACGTCCCTGTGCGTGAAATTAAAAACCATCGCTACGGAATTAGACCTGCTACCAAAGACAGAAAACCTTTTCTTGGAAAACATCATGAATACAGAAGCGTTAGTATTTTTAATGGTTTTGGAGCTAAAGGCGTTTCCTTGGTTCCATATTTCAGCAAAATGATGATTGAAATGCTGATCCAAGGTGAAGAAATTGAAAAAGATGTAAACATTAATAGATGGTCAAAAACATAA